A region of the Arthrobacter sp. FW306-07-I genome:
CACCGCACCGATCTCCTCCAGCTGGTTCACCAGGCCCGTGACGCGGCGGGGCTTGAACCCCGTCAGCTCCGCGAGGGAGGACTTTGGCGTGGCGGCGTGCGCAGCCTTAAGTGCCTTCAGCACCGCGAGGAGGGAGTCGGGGTCGGGGGAGTGGGTGCCGAAGAATTTGCGCAGCCCCAGGTCCTCAGAGCGGTAGTGCAGGACGGCGGAGGCAGGCTCGCCGTCCCTGCCTGCCCGGCCGATCTCCTGGTAGTAGGAATCCAGCGATTCCGGGATGTCGGCGTGGACCACAAAGCGGACGTTCGGTTTGTCGATACCCATCCCGAAGGCAGTGGTGGCCACCACCACGTCCAGCTTGTCGTCCAGGAACAGCTCGTGGATGTGTTCGCGGTCCCCGGCCGAACGGCCCGCGTGGTAGGCCTCGGCGCGGAGCCCCTCCTTGGCCAGCTTGGCCGCGTACTTCTCCGTGTCCTTGCGGGTGGCGGCGTACAGCAGCCCCTGTCCTTTCCTGGTCAGGTCCGCAACCTGCTCCAGCACCGCTTTGCGCTTGCCCTTGTCCTCGTGGTGCCGGACAACGTCAAGGCGGATGTTGGGCCGGTCGAAGCCGCGGACCAGGACCAGCGGGTCCTTCATCCCCAGCCTCTCCACGATCTCGTCCCGCACCGGCGGGGAAGCCGTGGCGGTCAGGGCTGCCACGGGCGGGTTACCCAGTTGCTCGCGGACATTGCCCAGGCCAAGGTAGTCCGGGCGGAAGTCATGGCCCCAGGACGAAACACAATGTGCTTCGTCCACCACGAACAGCGAAATGTCCAGGGCCTTGATCCGGTCCACAGTTGATTGTTTAGCCAGCTGCTCCGGGGCAAGGAACACGAACACGGCCTTGCCGTCCTCAACGGCGTTCCACGAAGCTTCGACGTCGGCGTCGCTGTGCGAGGAGTTGATTGCCACTGCCGCATCGGTGCCCAGGTCCTGGGACAGCCCGTCCAGCTGGTCTTCCTGTAGGGCAATCAGCGGTGAAACCACGACGGCGGGACGTCCGGTCTGCTGGTGCAGGTGCAGTGCCGCGACCTGGTAGATCGCGGATTTCCCGTAGCCGGTGGGCATCACAGCCAGGACATCGCGGCCGTCCACGAGGGCGGCCATGCCGGTCAATTGGCCGTCCCGGAGGTGGGGGAGGGAGAAGGCTGATTCAGCAAGGGCCCGGAGGGCAGGTTTGTCGGACATGGAACGGGCTCCGCAGGCAAGAAGAGAGAGCGGCCGCTTGCTTCAGCCGTAGCAACCACCCTACGCCAGCCCCGCCCCGCCGTCGTAAATTCCCGCCAGTGGCGCCCTTCCAGTGTGGGCGGCCCGGACCCGCATAACCGTTGCCGGCCTTCAACGGGGATGCGGGTCCGGGCCGCCAGCAGCGGGGTCCTGGATGGTTACGTGTCGATGGTGGACATGTTCGGGTAGCGGGCACCGGCCGTTGCCCCTGCGGGCGCCAGTTGGTCCAGCAACTGGAGGTCCTCCACACCAAGTTCGACGTCCACGGCGCCAAGGTTTTCGCGCAACCGTTCCCGTTTCTTCGTGCCGGGGATCGGGACCACGTGCTCGCCCTGCGCCAGCAGCCAGGCGAGCGCAAGCTGGCCCGGTGTACAGCCCTTCCGGTCGGCCAGCTCCTTGACCCGGTCCACCAGCTCCAGGTTGCGGGTGAAGTTTTCGCCCTGGAAGCGCGGGGAGTGTTTGCGGAAGTCGTCCTCGGCAAAGTCATCCACGCTGCGGATCTGCCCCGTGAGGAAGCCGCGGCCCAACGGGCTGTAGGGGACGAACCCGATGCCGAGCTCCGCGAGCACGGGAAAGACCTTGGTCTCCGGCTCACGCTCCCACAGTGAATACTCGGTTTGCAGTGCCGTGATGGGGTGCACCGCGTGGGCCCGGCGGATGGTCTCTGCCGACGCTTCGGACAAGCCCAGGTGCCGGACCTTTCCGGCCTGGACCAGTTCCGCCATGGCGCCCACCGTGTCCTCGATGGGAACAGTCTTGTCCACCCGGTGCTGGTAGTAGAGGTCGATGTGGTCCACCCCCAGCCGCTGGAGGCTGGCATCGCATGCTGCCCGGACATATTCGGGGCGGCCGTTGATGCCCACCCACGAGCCGTCCTCGCGGCGCTCATTGCCGAATTTGGTGGCCAGCACAACGTTTTCGCGGCGCCCGGCGATGGCACGGCCCACCAGCTTTTCGTTGGTGAAGGGGCCGTACATGTCGGCGGTGTCCAGCAGCGACCCGCCGGCGTCCAGGAACTCGTGGATGGTGGCGATCGATTCCTGCTCGTCGCCGTCGCCGTAGAACTCGCTCATGCCCATGCAGCCAAGGCCCAGGGCGGAAACTGTCAGTTGTCCAATGGTGCGTGTTTTCATGCCGTTCTCCTCAAGGTGGAACTTGCTTGGGAACCGGCCAGCCGGCGTTCTTGGAGGCCGGTTGGTGCAGCGAAGGCCACTATAGGCACTTCCCCTGTGAATACTCCGGTAAACAAGAGGCTTCCTACCCCTAGACCGCTTAGGGGGCCGTGCCTAGACTGGGCGAATCCCCACCCGGGAACCGGTATCTGACCACGCCAAAGATCAGTAAGCACCAACGGGCCAGGGCTGTTTCCCCGAGGGATGTCCCACCTACCCAGATCATGGCCGTCCCACCGGACGCCTGACTATAGGAGTGATAGATGACAGGGAACAAAGCCGTTGCCTACAAAGAAGCGGGCAAGGTTGAAGTAATCGACATTGACTACCCAACGTTCGAGCTCAAGGACGGGCCAGGGGTCAACCCCGCGAACGTGGGACGCCCGGTGAACCACGGGGTGATCCTGAAAACGGTGGCCACCAACATCTGCGGCTCGGACCAGCACATGGTCCGCGGCCGCACCACGGCCCCGCCCAATCTGGTGCTCGGCCATGAAATCACTGGCGAAGTGGTGGAAGTGGGCCGGGACGTCGAGTTCATCAAGGTGGGCGACCTGTGCTCGGTGCCGTTCAACATCGCCTGCGGCCGCTGCCGGAACTGCAAGGAACGCAAAACCGGCATCTGCCTGAACGTGAACCCTGACCGCCCGGGCAGCGCCTACGGCTACGTGGACATGGGCGGCTGGGTGGGCGGCCAGGCCAACTACGTCCTGGTGCCCTACGCGGACTGGAACCTGCTGAAGTTCCCGGACAAGGACCGTGCCATGGAGAAAATCATGGACCTGGCCATGCTCTCGGACATCTTCCCCACCGGGTTCCATGGTGCAACCACGGCCGGGGTGGGCGTTGGCTCCACCGTGTACATCGCCGGCGCTGGTCCAGTGGGCCTCGCAGCGGCCACCAGCGCACACCTGCTGGGCGCCGCCGTCGTGATTGTGGGCGACATGAACGAGGGTCGGCTGGCACAGGCGCGCAGCTTCGGCTGCGAAACCGTGGACCTCACCCAGGGCGAGCCGAAGGACCAGATCGAGCAGATCCTGGGCGTGCCGGAAGTCGACTGCGCCGTTGACGCGGTGGGCTTCGAAGCCCGCGGCCATGGCAAGGGCGCGCAGGAAGCACCTGCAACCGTGCTGAACACCCTGATGGACATCACGGCGGCGGGCGGTGCGCTGGGCATTCCCGGCCTGTACGTCACGGGCGATCCGGGCGGCATCGACGAGGCAGCCAAGAAGGGCTCCCTGAGCCTGAGCCTCGGCACGGGCTGGGCGAAGTCGCTGAGCTTCACCACGGGCCAGTGCCCGGTGATGAAGTACAACCGTCAGCTGATGATGGCCATCCTGAATGACAAGGTCAACATCGCCAAGAACGTCAACGCGAAGGCGATCCCGCTGGAGGATGCACCCAGGGGCTACGCAGAGTTCGACGCCGGCGCAGCCACCAAGTACGTCCTTAATCCGAACGGCTACTTGAGCTGATTCGGCGGTAGTGCCTTCAGGGAACCACCGCTTGCGGAAATAGGTGCTGCCCGTGCAGGGTTAGGCTTTGCACGGGCAGCACCACCCGCAAACAAAGGAGTTCCCTTGAGCGACATCACCATCCGCCACAGCCCCGAGCGCGAGCGCTTCGAGCTCCTGGACGCCGGCAACGTCATTGGCAAGGCGGCGTACAAGGAGTACGACGGCGGGGAGTCGCCGCAGCGGATTTTCTACCACACGGTGGTCAACGAGGAATACGGCGGGCAGGGACTGGCCGGCCGCCTGGCCACGGCTGCCCTGGACAGCACCGTGGAGTCGGGCATCGCCGTCGTTCCCGTGTGCCCGTTCATCAAGAAGTTCCTGGCCAAGCACCCTGAATACCGGGGCAGCGTGGCTGCGGTTACCCCGGCGCACCTGGAGTTCCTGGAGACAGCGCTCGCTGCCCGCACCCGCGGATAGCCGGATTTCGGCGCGCAAAGCCGTAATCGACGCGCATATTCCCTGGCGCGCCCACAATTTGGTGCGCGCAGAGTAATTGGCGCGTCGACATGGATTTCGCCCGTCGCTGAGGATTCCTCTGGGTCTCAGCAAGGTGGCGCGGAACACCTGCAGGCCTTCAGGAAGCTCCCAACCTCCGGTGATTTAATCGGCAACGTCAGCGCGGCTCATGGCCGCGCTGACGTTGTTTGTATTTATCGAGGCGGGACAGGAGCCCTTGTATGTCCGAGCACCCCTTGGTGCCCACACCAGGCCGCGATGCTCCGCCGCCCGCACCGCGCAAACCCAGTCCCGGCAAGCCCGGTTCCAGCAAGGCCCAGGGCAACCGACGGCTGCTGATCCTGGCGCTCATCGTGGTCCTGGTGATCGTCGGCACCATCACCCTGGCGGTGGTCCGGTCGGAACCGCGGTCGGGTGCAGTGCTCCCCACCCCGCCGGCCGTGCCCGCGGCGCCGGTGGCGGCAGCCCCGCCCTCGTTGCAGGACAGCGTGGACAACATCCTCAGTGAAGCGGACGAATACAGGATCGGGCTGGCGCTCGCCGACGTGTCCGGCGGCGCAGAACGGACATTCGGGGATCAAAGCACCTTCACGGCAGCCAGCACGGCGAAGATCCTGACCGCCGCCGCCTATTACCACCTGGTGGAGGAAGGGCAGGCCAGCCTGGACGCACCCATGGGCGACTACGACGCCGCTTTCCAGCTCAAGGCCATGGTCAATGACAGCAACAACGATTCCTGGCTGCTGCTGATGGACGCCGTGGGTTACCCGCAGCTGATCGCCTACGCGGATTCCATCGGTGTCACGTATGACCCCGAACAAAACCTCCTCACCGCCGCGGACATGGCGTTGATCCTGAAGAAGCTGTACGCGGGGGAGCTGCTGGACAAGGACAACACGGACCAGTTGCTGAGCTACATGCAGGACACCAATGACGAAGACCTCATTCCCGCTGGTTCACGGGCGGGAGTGGACGTCCACCACAAGTACGGGGAGGTGTCCGGCGAACTGCATGACGCAGCCCTGCTCAGTTACGGCGGGTCCACATTCGCGCTGGTGATCTACACGGAGAACCCGGACGGCGTGGCGGATGATGACCAGGCGGAGGTCATCCGCGACCTGACCCGGGCGGTGGAGGACGCGCTGTTCCCGGTGGGCCTGGCCGGCAAGTAGCGAACGCCACACCGCGCCGGGAGGCCGCCGAGTCGTCCCCGGCGGGCGCTGTGGGCCAGACTGTTACCGTGAGCAACAAACCCCGGACTGCCCTGGCCGTCGCCGGCCTCAGCCTGGGTACGGCACTGAACCCGCTCAATTCGTCCATGATCGCTGTCGCCCTGGTGGTGCTGCGCGCGGACTTCGGGCTCGACGTTGCTGCCGTTACCTGGGTTATTACCTCCTTCTACCTGGCCTCCGCCGCCGGCCAGCCGGTCATGGGCAGGCTGGCAGACCGGTTCGGCCCGCGCCGGATGTTCATGCTGGGCATGGCGCTGGTGGCTATCACGTGTGCCCTGGCTCCGCTGGCCCCGAACTTCGCGCTGCTCTGCGTCGCGCGGGCGGTCATGGCGCTGGGCACCGCCACGGCCTATCCCAGCGCCGTGGTGATGGTGGGGGCGCTGGCCCACGAGGCAAAGGTTGATACGGCACGTCCGCTGGGCCGGCTGCAAATGGCCAACACGTCCGCAGCCGCGGTGGGTCCGGTCGTCGGCGGCCTGCTGGTGGGCTTCGTGGGCTGGGAATCGCTGTTCCTCATCAACGTTCCGCTGGCACTGGCAGCGCTGCTGATCGTGCGGAAGGCCGCGCCACCCGACAAGGTCCGGGAGCACGGCAGCGTGGCAGAGCTGGTGCGGGACTCGGACGTTCCCGGCATCGCTGGCTTCATCGGTGCCCTGCTGCTGGTCATGATGGCGGCACTGAACGTGGCGCCGGACTATCGCTGGCTGATGCTGGCCGCCGGAACCGTCCTCGCGGCACTGTTTGCCTGGCGGGAGTTGCGCTTTGCCAAGCCGTTCCTGGACCTGCGGCTGCTGGGCCGGAACCGGCCTTTGATGCTGATCTACCTGGCCTTCGCCGTGTTCAGCAGCGTCTACTACTTTGTCTTCTTCGGCCTGCCCCAGCTGCTGCAGGAAGCCGGCGGCTACGATCCCGGCGTCGTGGGCCTGCTGATGTTGCCGCTGGCGGGCATGTCCGTGACCGCCACCCCGTGGGCCGTCTCCGCGATGGGAAGGTTCGGGGTCCGGCGGGTGCTGCTGGCCGGCGTCGTCCTTTTGACCGTGGTGGCGGCGCTGATGTGGCTGCTGACCGGGACACTGGCGATCCCGTTCGTGGTGGTCCTGACCGCGCTGATGGGCGTGCCCTACGGCACCGTGAGCATCGCCTCCAACCAGGGCATGTTCCTATCCACCCGGCCCCAGGACCGCGGCGTTGCGGCCGGCATTTACCAGACCTGCCGCTACGTGGGCGCGATTACCGCCACGGTGATGATCGGCGTGTTCGCCGCCGGCGGGGTGCACCAGGAGAGTTGGATGCGAATGGTGCTGGCCATGCTGGTGCTCTGCGCCCTGACGTTCGGGATCTCCGTGTTCTGGCGGCAGCAGAAGGCGTAGCCCCATCCCTGGGAAGGGGCCGGGGCCCCTAGGAAGCGCCCGGGGGAGGGTGCCATGCTGGGCCCATGGGAAACATGATGACTCTTGGCAACGCCGAAACCTCGGTCCAGGCGTACGTCAGTGAACCGGCCGGGACGCCCAAGGGCGGGCTGGTGGTGGTCCACGAAGTGTGGGGCCTGGTGGGGCACACCAGGGACGTGGCAGACCGTTTTGCTGCGGAAGGCTACCTGGCGGTCGCCCCGGACCTGCTGTCCGGAGCCGGGGGTGTGCCGGATCTCAGCGGGGAACTGCAGGAGGCCGCCTTTGATCCCCAACAACGCAGCAACGCCCAGCCGCGCCTGCGCAAGCACATGGCGCCCATCCGTTCCCCTGAGTACGCCAAGCACGCCGTCGCTGCGCTGCACGTGTGTTTCGACCACCTGGAAGGCGTGGCAGGACTGACCGGCCGCGTCGCCGCAACGGGCTTCTGCCTGGGCGGGACGTACACGTTCTCGCTGGCCGTTGCCGAACCCCGGTTGCGCGCAGCCGTCCCCTTCTACGGGCACGCCGAATTCAAGGACGCAGAGCTGCGCGCGATCAACTGCCCCGTCCTGGCCTTTTACGGGCAGCAGGACACAGCTCTCATGGAGGAGCTGCCCGGGCTGAAAGCACGGATGCGGGCAGCCGGGGTGGACTTCGAAGCGGTGGTGTACCCGGGCGCCGGCCACGCCTTCTTCAACGACACCAACAAATACACCTACAACGCGGAAGCCGCCGCCGACTCCTGGACCCGCACGCTCGCTTTCCTGGAGCGGAGCCTGGAGGAGTAGGAGCGGCGGCTGCTTGCGCTGACGCCCGGCCACGAGCCCTACCAGCAGGGTTTGCCGAAACCCGGATCAGTGGCAGCAGTGTGCCTCACGGTCGTCTTGGACCTTGTCACCTGTCTGGTGGGAGTCCTCCCGTTCCCAGCACTGCCGGCTACCGTCCGTGGTCTGCTCCCGGTAGTGCTGGCCCCTCTCGATGAGTTGCCCGTCCCGTACGAGTGTGTGCGAGTGCGTCTGGGTCCGGATGGCGGTGAGAACAGTTCCGCCGTTGGTGGCGGTCAGGGTGTCCGTGTAGTTGCTGGCGGACGAGGTGGACTGGATGCCGCTGCGGGTCGAAACCTGGTGGGTGACCGCGGTGCCCGTGCGGTAGTCCTGGTAGCTGCCGTAGACCGTGCACTCGTTGAACTTGGTGACGTCCGCGCCGTTGCTGCCCGCGGCCTTCGCGGGGGCTGCAAAGGCCGCAGCGCCAAGGGCCAGGCGGCGCCGATGAGGGTGGTACGTTTCGTGAACATGGCAATGTGTCCTGCCGGGGTAAGGGAGCACGTGCCCTGTGCCCCGATGGTGCAGCGGAAACAGGCCCCCAGCCGCTCCTGGCCCCAACGGCCAGCCGCCCCTTAACTGTGGGTGCCGCCCGCTCCCGGCCGTAGGGCCATCGGTCCCATGAGGGAGCCGGTGCGGCTTAGGAGCGGCGGAGCCACGCCGGGCCACTCGGAGCAAAAACCTTTGGGCCGCCGTCGTACTCCTTTCAACCAGTCAGCCGGACTGGTTTGGGGTTGGCGTGACGCGGACCCGGGCTATCCGCAGCCGGTCCATGCTGAGGACCGTCAGGACGTAGCCGGGGATCTGGACCCTGTCGCCCGCAGTGGGGAGGCGGCCCAGGCGGTCCATCATGAACCCGGCCACTGTCTCGTAGTGGCCCTCCGGCAGGGCAATGCCGGACGCCGCGGTGAACTCCTGGAGGATCAGGCCGCCATCAACGTCGATGGTGCCGTTGGCCATGCTGACGCGGTCCTCATGCTCTGCGCCGGTGTCGTACTCGTCGTAAATTTCGCCGACCAGTTCCTCCACCAGGTCTTCGAGCGTCACCACGCCGTCCGTGCCGCCGTATTCGTCCACCACCAGCACGATGTGCTGGTTCGTCCTGCGCATCCGGGACAGCGACGGCAGTACCCGGTTGGTCCCCGGCATGGCAAGGATCTCCCGGACGATGTCGCGCACCGGCGCCTGGTCCTGCACTTCGCCGCCCGGCATCAAATCGCGGATGTGCACAAAGCCCAGGACGTCGTCGGGACTGCTGCCAATGACCGGGAACCGGGAATAGGGGCCGTCGCGGACCATTTTGCGGGCATCGGCGATGGTCATGGCGCCGTCGATGAAGATGACCTCCGTGCGGGGACGCATCACCTCCTGCAGGGTCCGGTCTCCGGCACCGAACACGTCGGCCAGGATGCGCCGGCTGCTCTCTTCGAGCATTTCGTTCTCGGCCACCATGTCCCACAGTTCCTCGGAAGTGATGCCCGGCCGCTTGGCGCGTGGGTCCCCGCCGAAGAGCCGGACGGCGGCGTCGGTGGAGACGGACAGGAGCCAGATGGCGGGCCGCATGATCCTTGAAAGGCTGATGAGCGGCGGGGCCAGGACCCTGGTGAAGGCGACGGGGCTTTGCAGCGCCAGCCGTTTGGGCGCCAGTTCGCCGAGCACCAGGGACAGGTAGGCCACCAGCAGGGTCATGCCGATGAAGGACGCTGGCCCGGCCGCCGCACCCAGCCCCAGGCCTTCCAGGAGGGGGACGACGCCGGGTGCGATCGCCGAGGCGCCATAGGCTGCCGAGAAGAACCCGGACAGGGTCACTCCGATCTGGACCGTGGAGAGGAACCGGTTGGGGTTGCGGGCCAGGGCTGCTGTCCGGGCCCCGGTGTCGCCCGACTTTTCGATGCGGCGCACCTGGCTTTCGCGCAGGGACACCAGGGCCATTTCCGCCGCGGCGAACACCCCGCCCAGCAACACGAAACCGAGAACCAACGCGATATTGACCAGGGCACCGCTGTCCATGACACGACCTTACCGAGCTACGGGCCCGGTGGCGCGTGCCTGTTGCCCTGCTGCTCAGGAAACGGCAGGGCGGGGCCGAAGCCGAAGTGCCTGCATCCCGCCGTCCACTGCCAGGTCAACTCCGGTGGTGGACCCGGAGAGCGGGCTGGCAAGGTAGACCACAGCTCCCGCGACTTCCTCCGGGGAGACCAGCCGGCCGTGCGGCTGGCGTGCTTCCAGCGCCGCCCGTTCCGCGGCGGGATCCGGTGCGCTGGCGAGGAGCCGTCCGATCCACGGAGTGTCCGCAGTCCCCGGGTTCACGCAGTTGACCCGGATGCCCTCCTGCAGGTGGTCGGCGGCCATGGCCAGGGTGAGTGACAACACGGCCCCCTTGGTTGCGCTGTAGAGGGCCCGCTGGGGGAGCCCGGCGGTGGCTGCAACAGAGCAGGTGTTGACGATCGCCGCGTGGCTGGACCGGCGCAGGTGCGGCAGGGCAGCCCTTGACACGCGGACCATGCCCAGCACGTTGACGTCGAACACCCGGTGCCACTCGTCGTCGTCGTTGTCCTCAATGGTGCCCTGGGCACCCACCCCGGCATTGTTGGCCACGACGTCGATCCCGCCAAGCTGCTCCGCAGCCTCTTCGATGGCCCGGCGGACGGAGGCGTAGTCGGAGACGTCGCAGTGGATGGCTTTGACTCCCGCCGGTGCCTGGTCAGGGTTAAGGTCCAGTACCGCGACCTCAGCCCCGCGCTCCTGGAGCAGTTTGGCTGTGGCGGCCCCGATCCCCGACGCTCCGCCGGTGACGATTGCCTTGATTCCCGCAAACTCCATTGTTTGGTCCTTTCGTGATTAGCCCTGGAAGAATTCCTGGCGCTGGCGGCCCAGTCCAGCCACTTCAAGTTCGACGACGTCCCCAGCCTTTAGGTAAGGGAAACGTCCGGACAGGGCCACTCCCTCCGGGGTGCCGGTGCAGATGAGGTCCCCCGGCTCCAGGACCAGGAACTGGCTGAGGTCATAGATCACCTGCTCCACGCCGAAGATCAGGTCGCGGGTGGAGGAGTCCTGGCGGATTTCGCCGTTCACCCAGCTGCGAAGCCGCAGGTCGCGGGCATCCACCTCGTCGGGGGTCACCAGGTAAGGGCCCGTGGGGCAAAAACCCGCGCAGCTCTTTCCCTTGGACCACTGCCCGCCGGATACCTCCAGCTGGAACGTCCGCTCCGACAGGTCGTTGACGGTGACGAAGCCCGCGATGTAGTCGAGGGCCTGGGAGGGGGAGTCCAGGTAGGAGGCGCGCCGCCCGATGACCACGCCAAGTTCCACTTCCCAGTCGGTCTTGGTGGAACCGCGTGGAATGGCCACCGCATCGAACGGCCCGGCCACGGTGTTGGGGGCCTTGTGGAAGATGATGGGGACCGAAGGGGGTGCGGAGCCGGACTCCGCGGCGTGGGCTGCGTAGTTCATGCCCACACAGATCACCGAGGACGGCCTGGCGATCGGGGCACCGATCCGGGCTCCGTCAACGGCGAGTTCCGCCAGTTCACCGGCGGCCAGTGCTGCTGCCGCCCGTCCTGGCCCATCGGATTCCCAGAAGTCGGCGTCGATGTCGCGCGTCACGCGCTCCAGGGAGTAGTACTTCTTGTCGTGGAGCACGGCAGGGGTTTCCTTGCCGGTGGCACCTATGCGCGCAAATTGCATTCGTTTCTTCTTTTCTCGGTAGTACGTGATTGTGCTTTCAGGCGATCAGTCCGCGCTCGCGCAGGTCAGCCCACAACTCTGTCGGGACGCTTTGGGCGGCGAGGTCCAGGTTTTGCTTCACCTGCGCCGGCGTCCGCATGCCAAGGACGACGCTTGTCACGGCGGGGTGCTGGTACGGGTAGTGGAGGGCGGCCGCCGGCAGGGTGGTCCCGTGCGATTCGCAGATGTCCGCCAGCAGGTTCGCCCTGTCCAGCAGTTCCTGCGGGGCAGGTGCGTAGTTGTAGGTGGCGTTGGCGGCTGGGCGTTCCTTGGACAGCAGCCCGGAATTGAAGACGCCGACATTCACCACGCCGACGCCGCGTTCCACGCACGCCGGGAGCAGGTCCCGGGCCGCGCCTTGCTCCAGCAGTGTGTACCTTCCGGCAAGCATGATCACGTCGATGTCCGTCTCGGTGACGAACCGGTGGAGCATTTCGGACTGGTTCATGCCGGCACCCCAGGCGCCGATCACCCCTTCGTCGCGGAGCGCGGACA
Encoded here:
- a CDS encoding fumarylacetoacetate hydrolase family protein; amino-acid sequence: MQFARIGATGKETPAVLHDKKYYSLERVTRDIDADFWESDGPGRAAAALAAGELAELAVDGARIGAPIARPSSVICVGMNYAAHAAESGSAPPSVPIIFHKAPNTVAGPFDAVAIPRGSTKTDWEVELGVVIGRRASYLDSPSQALDYIAGFVTVNDLSERTFQLEVSGGQWSKGKSCAGFCPTGPYLVTPDEVDARDLRLRSWVNGEIRQDSSTRDLIFGVEQVIYDLSQFLVLEPGDLICTGTPEGVALSGRFPYLKAGDVVELEVAGLGRQRQEFFQG
- a CDS encoding aldo/keto reductase: MQAETRTIPGTDIQLPVLGFGGAPIGNLYREVPEQEAVDAVTAAWEGGVRYFDTAPHYGLGLSERRLGAALAGKDRDSYVLSTKIGRLLRPNPSPRGKDTEGFDVPDNVHRVRDYSRDGVLRSIEESLQRLGTDRIDIVYIHDPDDYWTEAVEGAAPALSALRDEGVIGAWGAGMNQSEMLHRFVTETDIDVIMLAGRYTLLEQGAARDLLPACVERGVGVVNVGVFNSGLLSKERPAANATYNYAPAPQELLDRANLLADICESHGTTLPAAALHYPYQHPAVTSVVLGMRTPAQVKQNLDLAAQSVPTELWADLRERGLIA